One window of the Patescibacteria group bacterium genome contains the following:
- a CDS encoding M48 family metallopeptidase, which yields METKIILDNQTIKCQIKKSRRAKRARLAVYCDASVVLTIPYYCSNKLVENFIKKNSKWLFAKINNFKKRKFSLIGGDKNDYLKNKLKALGTVEQRVNYFNSFYNFQFNKIFIRNQKTRWGSCSQKRNLNFNYRIIYLPQHIADYIIVHELCHLREFNHSRKFWNLVSLKIPNYLEIRRELRK from the coding sequence ATGGAAACAAAAATTATATTAGACAATCAAACAATCAAATGTCAGATTAAAAAAAGTAGAAGAGCTAAAAGAGCGCGACTGGCTGTTTATTGCGACGCCAGTGTTGTTTTGACAATTCCTTATTATTGCAGTAATAAGTTGGTTGAAAATTTTATCAAAAAAAATTCAAAATGGCTTTTTGCTAAAATAAACAATTTTAAAAAAAGAAAATTTTCTTTAATAGGGGGAGATAAAAATGATTATTTAAAAAATAAATTAAAAGCGTTGGGAACAGTAGAACAAAGAGTAAATTATTTTAACAGTTTTTATAATTTTCAATTTAATAAAATCTTTATCAGGAACCAAAAAACAAGATGGGGGAGCTGTTCTCAAAAAAGAAATTTGAACTTTAATTACAGAATTATTTATTTACCTCAGCATATCGCGGATTATATTATAGTGCATGAACTTTGCCATTTGCGAGAGTTTAATCATTCAAGAAAGTTTTGGAATTTAGTTTCACTTAAAATCCCAAATTATTTGGAGATTAGAAGGGAATTAAGAAAGTAA
- a CDS encoding UvrD-helicase domain-containing protein, which produces MEFNEAQQKIINNIFGAYIISAPVGTGKTTVLTERVIKALDSGIKPGEILCLTFTNRAAEEMMNRIKKRIKSKEIIDNLTIKTFHGFCAYFIKSEAKKICINFDFVVFDETEQVEIMKNILLDYPELIIEGKNEKYQIFDLIDKLYRYRLNKLEQEIGCVVKSRHLDSDLMEINKKYLQTLKDQNALDFNELVLLTIRSLYLDKKLRNKWSKRYKFI; this is translated from the coding sequence ATGGAATTTAATGAAGCACAACAAAAAATTATCAATAATATTTTCGGAGCTTATATTATTTCGGCTCCTGTTGGAACAGGCAAGACAACAGTTTTGACAGAAAGAGTAATTAAAGCGCTGGACTCTGGAATCAAGCCAGGGGAAATTTTGTGTCTGACTTTTACTAATCGCGCTGCTGAGGAAATGATGAACAGAATAAAAAAAAGAATCAAGTCAAAAGAAATTATTGATAATTTGACAATCAAAACTTTTCATGGATTTTGCGCTTATTTTATAAAATCAGAAGCAAAGAAAATTTGTATTAATTTTGATTTTGTTGTTTTTGACGAAACAGAACAGGTGGAGATAATGAAAAATATTCTGCTTGATTATCCAGAGTTAATTATTGAAGGAAAAAACGAAAAATATCAAATTTTTGATTTAATTGATAAATTGTATCGTTATAGATTAAACAAATTAGAGCAGGAAATCGGATGTGTTGTTAAATCCAGGCATCTTGACAGTGATTTAATGGAAATAAATAAAAAATATTTGCAAACTTTAAAAGATCAAAACGCGCTGGATTTTAACGAGCTTGTTCTTTTAACAATCAGATCGCTCTATCTTGATAAAAAATTAAGAAACAAATGGTCAAAAAGATATAAATTTATTCA
- a CDS encoding 3'-5' exonuclease yields GLKISDFLNFKNYNFLEPFHNLIKRWDSGRIIVLDTETTGLNILKDEIIQIYAVEIVDGKIGKDFHYFLKNNIPVGNSADVHGISDEFLQKKGKDPKQVLNKLKEFIKADAVIGHNVNFDISMIKENGKRNSIDFDFEEYYDTLDIAKRFIKNTENYKLTTLSQLLKLEVATHDAKDDVLATVGLLEILVNKLKIGHFQRIEIFKKFSKKFIQLSSLIYSWQKIIKEKRPAKALEYIWESSGLKDYYKKDKESDKRFKSIENLISIFKEKDNLDKPADFVLRELIHFASLTKDINFLALEKGRVPIVTVHQVKGLEFDYVFIVGVNEFKFPVYNADLEEEKKLFYVAMTRAKKRIFISYSNFNDFNNPINRSIFIDLIDEKYIDFY; encoded by the coding sequence GGTTTGAAAATTTCTGATTTTTTAAATTTTAAAAATTATAATTTTTTAGAGCCGTTTCATAATCTTATAAAAAGATGGGATAGCGGGCGGATTATTGTTTTAGACACGGAAACAACAGGCTTGAATATTTTAAAAGATGAAATTATCCAGATTTACGCTGTTGAAATAGTTGACGGCAAAATTGGAAAGGACTTTCATTATTTTTTAAAAAACAATATTCCTGTTGGAAATTCAGCTGATGTTCATGGAATTAGCGATGAGTTTTTACAAAAAAAAGGAAAAGATCCAAAACAAGTATTAAATAAATTAAAAGAATTTATTAAAGCAGACGCTGTTATCGGGCATAATGTTAATTTTGACATTTCAATGATAAAAGAAAACGGGAAAAGAAATAGTATAGATTTTGATTTTGAAGAATATTATGACACTTTAGATATTGCTAAACGGTTTATCAAAAATACTGAAAATTATAAACTCACAACTTTATCTCAATTATTAAAATTAGAAGTTGCGACACATGACGCGAAAGATGATGTTTTGGCAACGGTTGGGCTTTTAGAAATTTTAGTTAATAAATTAAAGATAGGTCATTTTCAGCGAATTGAAATTTTTAAAAAATTTTCCAAAAAATTTATTCAGTTAAGCAGTCTGATTTATTCTTGGCAAAAAATTATTAAAGAAAAACGTCCGGCAAAAGCTTTAGAATACATTTGGGAGAGTTCAGGATTAAAAGATTATTATAAAAAAGACAAAGAATCTGACAAACGGTTCAAATCAATTGAAAATCTGATTTCTATTTTTAAAGAAAAAGACAATTTAGACAAGCCTGCGGATTTTGTTTTAAGAGAGCTAATACACTTTGCGTCTTTAACTAAAGATATTAATTTTTTAGCTTTGGAGAAGGGGAGAGTTCCAATTGTCACCGTTCATCAAGTAAAAGGGCTGGAATTTGATTATGTATTCATAGTTGGAGTTAATGAGTTTAAATTTCCAGTTTATAACGCGGATTTAGAAGAAGAAAAAAAACTTTTTTATGTCGCCATGACAAGAGCAAAAAAGCGCATTTTTATTTCCTACAGCAATTTTAATGACTTTAATAATCCTATTAACAGAAGTATTTTTATAGATTTGATTGATGAAAAATATATAGATTTTTATTAG